CGATTCTATCATTAATAATGCTGATAGCCGTTAGTTCGGTCGCTTGGGCTGGAAATGGTACCGGTAACGGTACCTCCAGCGCTGAACTTCTCGATATCGGTATCGGGTGCCGTGCGATGGCGCTCGGAGGGGCATTTACCGCTTTTTCAAATAACGCCTCCGGAGTTTTCTGGAATCCTTCGGGGCTGGCGAACCGCAGCAATACCGAGTTGACCCTGGGTTATTCTAACTGGTATCAGGATCTGAGCCTGAATTATATCGCACTGGCAGCTCCGGTCAGCCGTCGTGTGAGTTTCGCGATCGGCGTTATCTATCTGAATTATGGTGATTTCAATGCCTATTCAGTCGATGATCAGCCGATTGGCAGTTTTAGCGGCCATAACGTCGTCGGGCAGGTTTCGATGGCTGTCGGGGTAACTGATAAGCTCTCGTTAGGTCTGACCGGGAAATGGGTTTCGGAGAAAATCGAGGAAGCGACAGCTTCCGGCTATGCCCTGGATGCCGGCCTGCGCTACGACAGCGGTCCGTTCGCTCTCGGAGTGACTGCCCGCAACCTCGGCCAGGGACTCGAATATGAGGGCGAGGTCTCGCCATTTCCGACATCATATAATGCCGGGATCGGGTTCCGTCTTTTCAATCGCGGAGTTAACCTGACCTCTGAAGTCGTCTATCCTGAAAATGGCGATATCAGCTTCCACCAGGGAGTAGAACTTCTCTACCAAAACACTATTGCCCTCCGTTCCGGGTACTCACACTCGATGACCGATGAAAGCCAGGCGGAGCGCAATGGCCTGGTGATGGGTTTCGGTCTCAAGGTCTTGACCGGTTCCCTCGATTATTCCTACGAACCCGGAAAGGATCTCGGTGCGGTCCATCGAATTGAGTTCTCAATGAGCTTTGGCGATTAACACTGGGTTAATCGCCATAACCCTTTAATCCGCCCAATAATACATAAAATTTATGCACATGAATGCGGTTGCACCGCAGTTTGTGTGCATATTTTTGCATTTTTGAATCGAAACACGACCACTGAAAAATTAAATTATTCCTCGCAGAACAAAAAACATTCCTAAAATGTCCTATCTTGACATCTCTCTCGCTGATAAGTAAGTCCTTTTAGTGTAAGAATGACAACGTATTAGAAATAGTTGATTTTGTCGAAACATATACAGGATAAATATTGTTCTGTATGTGTTCTATTAAACAATAAAAATGGCAAATCATTTGCTGTTTTAATGGGAAACAACGCAATGTCAGGAGTGCTAATTCCAAGGGTAGCTTATGCAAGTAAAGAACCTCTCGAAAGACCGACCGCTGAAAAGGAATGACAGCTTAAGTCATGAGCGCAGACTGACTGTATCTATCGGAGGAACAGGAGCCATTTCGTTTGGTGATTCTCTCCGATATTTGATCAACAGGATCAAGCTGGATTTATCCCGTCGCCATCGTAATACCAGCGCCGCTCTCGATTATTTTCTGATCGATAAACTTTTCAGTAATATTCTTCTGATGGCTTTTTTTGCGAAATCGATTGCCCTTCCGCAGGGCTTTAGCCTTAATTTGCCGGTTTCGAAGTACTGGCGCAATTTCTGTTACTCGATCAAAGTTTCAGTTGATTTTCTGGGTGCTTTGGTTGGCCTGATTCTACTCATACCATTGTTTTTAATCGTTGCGATTTTGATTAAGCTGGATTCGCCCGGACCGGTCTTTTACACCCAGTTGCGGGTGGGCCGGAACCGTCGCCGTAACGATCGCCGTCAGGCTGACTGCCGGGTCTCGGTCGATCGCCGAAATCGTGACCGCAGAAGAGAGAATGCTCATGGTAAGCCGTTCGACGTAATCAAGTTCCGGACCATGGTCGACAAGGCAGAGAAAAAATGCGGTCCGATCTGGGCCACCAAGAATGACCCACGGATTACCCGTGTGGGCGCGTTTTTACGCAAGACCCGTGTGGACGAGTTTCCTCAGCTTATCAATGTGCTCAAAGGTGATATGAGTCTGATCGGTCCACGCCCGGAGAGGCCGGTTTTCGTCAGTGAGCTCTCTACGAAAGTCGATCGTTATACCGAGCGCCTGCAGGTCAAACCGGGAATTACCGGGCTGGCACAGGTTGAAAACGGTTACGATTCTTCTATTGATTCTGTCAAAAACAAAGTCGCCCTCGACCTGAGTTATATCAATCGCTGGTCGTTGTGGCAGGACTTTAAAATTATATTGAAAACTATTTCAGTTGTAATAACTGGAAAAGGAGCCTTCTAACCTTTTGGTGCTGACTGGAAGCCGGAGCATTCCCCATGCTCCGGCTTTCTTTTTTTTCGGTTTTGGGGTAAAACAGAGAATTAATATCATAATTTTTGTTGCCAAGCGCTTCAGCATGGCCTATATTTTTCCGAACTTTAAGGTTAACAAGGAGGTTGGGGGATATATGCGCTTATGGATATCAGCCCTGCTGCTGCTAACGATCATTTCGCCGATCTACGCTCAATCCGAAGTCTCCCTGGAGGTAACGTCTGACCCGCCGGGTACGACTGTGCATCTGGAGGGGGAGTACAAGCTGACCGGGGTGACGCCCACGGTGTTCACTCAACCGCTTTCCGGCACATACTTATTGACTGCCGAGAGACCGGGCTACGAGACCTATAAAACCAAGCTGTACCTGACCGGTGGTTCGCCCTTAGCGGTCAATGTCGAGCTGTCGCCCAAGAGTCGTTTCAAGGCTTTTATGAGGTCGATGGTCCTTCCCGGATGGGGTCAGTACTATGCCGGCGAGAAGAGTCGCGGTGCCATGTTTGGTGTTGCCACCCTGGCTTCCGGTATAGGTTTGATAATTGCAGAGAGAGAGTTTCAGGACAAAAAGGATGCTTATGACGATGTTTATGAGCTCTTTCAGGAGGAGCGTTCGATAGAGATCAAGCGCCTTCTGGAGAATGCCGTTGACCGTGCTCGTGAGGAAGCTTACGATGCCGAGAAAACGCGCAATATCGTGCTCGGGATAGGTGCCGCGGTGTGGGCTTACAATCTCATTGATGTGCTCTTT
The sequence above is a segment of the Candidatus Zixiibacteriota bacterium genome. Coding sequences within it:
- a CDS encoding PorV/PorQ family protein, whose protein sequence is MKAGRRFKQVSILSLIMLIAVSSVAWAGNGTGNGTSSAELLDIGIGCRAMALGGAFTAFSNNASGVFWNPSGLANRSNTELTLGYSNWYQDLSLNYIALAAPVSRRVSFAIGVIYLNYGDFNAYSVDDQPIGSFSGHNVVGQVSMAVGVTDKLSLGLTGKWVSEKIEEATASGYALDAGLRYDSGPFALGVTARNLGQGLEYEGEVSPFPTSYNAGIGFRLFNRGVNLTSEVVYPENGDISFHQGVELLYQNTIALRSGYSHSMTDESQAERNGLVMGFGLKVLTGSLDYSYEPGKDLGAVHRIEFSMSFGD
- a CDS encoding sugar transferase; translated protein: MAFFAKSIALPQGFSLNLPVSKYWRNFCYSIKVSVDFLGALVGLILLIPLFLIVAILIKLDSPGPVFYTQLRVGRNRRRNDRRQADCRVSVDRRNRDRRRENAHGKPFDVIKFRTMVDKAEKKCGPIWATKNDPRITRVGAFLRKTRVDEFPQLINVLKGDMSLIGPRPERPVFVSELSTKVDRYTERLQVKPGITGLAQVENGYDSSIDSVKNKVALDLSYINRWSLWQDFKIILKTISVVITGKGAF
- a CDS encoding PEGA domain-containing protein, which translates into the protein MAYIFPNFKVNKEVGGYMRLWISALLLLTIISPIYAQSEVSLEVTSDPPGTTVHLEGEYKLTGVTPTVFTQPLSGTYLLTAERPGYETYKTKLYLTGGSPLAVNVELSPKSRFKAFMRSMVLPGWGQYYAGEKSRGAMFGVATLASGIGLIIAEREFQDKKDAYDDVYELFQEERSIEIKRLLENAVDRAREEAYDAEKTRNIVLGIGAAVWAYNLIDVLFFFPDKRYESYVPRVSFDTNEDFSRLDLSLNFSF